Proteins encoded within one genomic window of Kibdelosporangium phytohabitans:
- a CDS encoding TetR/AcrR family transcriptional regulator, with the protein MTARKEPISRRDRPAKPALSRRWIVDTAVRIMRAEGLEKATMRRLAQELDTGPASLYVYVANTAELHAAVLDRLLGEVDLTGRDSEQDWREQLRAVMVSYTRVLFEHPPLARAALVARPSGENYLRLVERVLDLLSRSGASREQVAWGLDKLLQDATATAAEHATQGHDPTSEDDWDATVRALHAVDATTHPAITAHMPALISGTMPDRIRWSFDVLIYGITHTPVPGATD; encoded by the coding sequence ATGACTGCGAGAAAAGAGCCGATCAGTCGCCGGGACCGTCCGGCGAAGCCTGCCCTGTCCCGGCGCTGGATCGTGGACACCGCCGTGCGGATCATGCGGGCGGAGGGGCTGGAGAAGGCCACGATGCGTCGGCTGGCGCAGGAGTTGGACACCGGTCCGGCGTCGCTGTACGTCTACGTCGCCAACACCGCCGAGTTGCACGCGGCCGTGCTGGATCGCCTGCTCGGCGAGGTTGATCTGACCGGGCGGGACAGTGAGCAGGACTGGCGCGAGCAGCTCCGCGCGGTCATGGTGTCGTACACCCGGGTGCTGTTCGAGCACCCGCCACTGGCGCGGGCCGCACTCGTCGCCCGGCCGAGCGGGGAGAACTACCTGCGCTTGGTGGAGCGCGTTCTTGACCTCCTGTCGCGCAGCGGCGCCAGCCGGGAGCAGGTCGCCTGGGGGTTGGACAAGCTGCTCCAGGACGCGACCGCCACCGCGGCCGAGCACGCGACGCAGGGGCACGACCCCACCTCCGAGGACGACTGGGATGCCACCGTGCGTGCGCTGCACGCCGTGGACGCCACCACACACCCGGCGATCACCGCGCACATGCCCGCCCTGATCAGCGGCACGATGCCGGACCGGATCCGGTGGAGCTTCGACGTCCTCATCTACGGCATCACGCACACGCCCGTGCCGGGCGCAACGGACTGA
- a CDS encoding NADPH-dependent FMN reductase, whose translation MTKIAIILGSTRPGRAGERVAQWVLTQARQRGDAEYDLIDLAELDLPQIDEPFPPAMGRYTHPHTQRWATTVAAYDGYVLVTPEYNHSFPGVLKNALDRVYAEWNNKAVGLVSYGVDGGVRAAEALRPVLAALQLADVSAQVVLNLRTDFADFGATFTPGQHQGPALTAMLDQLLSWSDALAQTRRGAVPATP comes from the coding sequence ATGACGAAGATCGCGATCATCCTCGGCAGCACCCGCCCCGGACGGGCAGGCGAACGCGTCGCGCAATGGGTCCTGACACAGGCCCGCCAGCGCGGCGACGCCGAATACGACCTGATCGACCTCGCCGAGCTCGATCTGCCGCAAATCGACGAACCGTTCCCGCCCGCCATGGGCCGCTACACCCACCCCCACACCCAGCGGTGGGCCACGACCGTCGCCGCCTACGACGGCTACGTGCTGGTCACCCCCGAGTACAACCACTCCTTCCCGGGCGTGCTGAAAAACGCCCTCGACCGTGTCTACGCGGAGTGGAACAACAAAGCCGTCGGCCTGGTCTCCTACGGCGTGGACGGCGGCGTGCGCGCCGCCGAAGCACTGCGCCCGGTCCTGGCTGCCTTGCAGCTCGCGGACGTCTCCGCACAGGTCGTACTGAACCTGCGCACCGACTTCGCCGACTTCGGCGCCACGTTCACCCCCGGCCAGCACCAAGGCCCCGCCCTGACGGCGATGCTCGACCAGCTGCTGTCCTGGAGCGACGCCCTCGCCCAGACCCGCCGTGGCGCAGTCCCGGCAACGCCCTGA
- a CDS encoding NAD(P)-dependent oxidoreductase yields MAPRFGVMPTITADAVSEATVEMAFGNRCVSVDHKTRVSNSTLLALRRAGVAYISTRSVGYDHIDVDYANSIGIAVENVTYSADSVADYTLMMMLMVLRNAKSTLRRTDVHDYRLSDVRGRELRALTVGVVGTGRIGAAVIDRLWGFGCRTLAYDINPTVSANYVPLDELSQRSDVVTLHTPLTPRTRHLLHRRRIEHMKDGAIVINTARGPLVDTEALVAALETGRLGGAGLDVVEGEEEIFYVDRRNKPIENRLLARLQQMPNVVVSPHTAYFTDRSLSDIVANSITNCLEFESRNQRG; encoded by the coding sequence ATGGCGCCCCGCTTCGGCGTGATGCCGACCATCACAGCGGACGCGGTTTCCGAAGCCACTGTCGAGATGGCGTTCGGGAACCGGTGTGTCAGCGTCGATCACAAGACCCGCGTCTCGAACTCCACCCTTCTCGCGCTCAGGCGGGCGGGCGTGGCGTACATCTCCACGCGGAGCGTCGGATACGACCACATCGATGTGGACTACGCGAACAGCATCGGAATTGCGGTCGAGAACGTCACCTATTCGGCCGACAGCGTGGCCGACTACACGTTGATGATGATGCTGATGGTGCTGCGCAACGCGAAATCGACACTCAGGCGGACAGATGTCCACGATTACAGGTTGAGTGACGTGCGCGGAAGGGAACTACGTGCCCTGACCGTCGGCGTCGTGGGGACAGGGCGCATCGGTGCGGCAGTGATCGACAGGCTGTGGGGTTTCGGCTGCCGAACTCTGGCCTATGACATCAACCCCACCGTCTCCGCCAACTACGTCCCTCTCGACGAATTGTCGCAGCGCAGCGATGTCGTCACGCTCCACACGCCGTTGACCCCGCGCACGCGACATCTTCTGCATCGTCGACGCATTGAGCACATGAAGGACGGCGCGATCGTCATCAACACCGCCCGTGGTCCACTCGTCGACACCGAGGCACTTGTCGCGGCGTTGGAAACCGGCAGGCTGGGCGGAGCAGGGCTTGATGTCGTCGAAGGCGAGGAAGAAATCTTCTACGTCGACCGCAGGAACAAGCCAATCGAGAACCGACTGCTGGCGCGGCTGCAGCAGATGCCGAACGTGGTCGTCAGCCCGCACACCGCCTACTTCACGGACCGCTCCCTGAGCGACATCGTGGCGAACTCCATCACCAACTGCCTGGAATTCGAAAGCAGGAACCAGCGTGGATAG
- a CDS encoding alpha/beta hydrolase yields the protein MLSAGTTATAEQPATDGKALGWGACPTGAPAPQQCARLAVPLDYRAPTRRTIEIEVSRIPAAKREQRKGVLFLNGGGPSASLDVPTAIGSFLPAEVRDSYDLVAFDPRGIGHSTPMDCGRDIDELIRTQQLGVLSFPRANGSIGDNVAYAQQMAKHCAARSGELLPHLTTANIARDMDRIRTALGERTVSYYGVSWGTYLGAIYRELFPRTVDRMVIDSSVDPAKRGYDDFRTFSAAMEDRWPDLARFAVANNDTVRLGSTERAIRQNYLALTAKLDRHPVELPGTTAPINGNLVRLYTWQLSYSDASMRSTPGSPAPMMAQLWRAAANVAAGNATEADRAFLVGLTTDFVTKGVLKGVPHDNLFSVGWAISCADKAWPRHTLTYALNTLVDRARFPLTAGAPANIAPCAAWKVAPTGPEPTIEPTGKRNVLILQNLRDPATPLRTAQGMRRAMGADASLVTVDAGGHGVLVHPEPSRCAIDTLKSFLTVGALPREDKSCP from the coding sequence GTGCTTTCCGCCGGGACGACTGCCACCGCGGAGCAGCCAGCGACCGATGGAAAGGCTCTTGGCTGGGGCGCATGCCCGACTGGCGCTCCGGCGCCGCAACAGTGCGCCAGATTGGCGGTGCCACTGGACTACCGGGCACCGACGAGGCGCACCATCGAGATCGAGGTGTCGCGGATCCCAGCGGCAAAGCGGGAGCAACGCAAAGGCGTCCTGTTCCTCAATGGCGGCGGGCCCAGCGCAAGTCTGGACGTACCCACGGCAATCGGCAGTTTCCTGCCCGCAGAGGTACGCGACAGCTACGATCTGGTCGCCTTCGATCCGCGCGGCATCGGGCACAGCACCCCCATGGACTGCGGCCGGGACATCGACGAGTTGATCCGCACCCAGCAGTTGGGGGTACTGTCCTTCCCCCGCGCGAACGGGTCGATCGGCGACAATGTGGCCTACGCCCAGCAGATGGCGAAGCACTGCGCGGCGCGTTCCGGCGAACTGCTGCCGCACCTGACCACGGCCAACATCGCACGGGACATGGACCGTATCCGCACCGCCCTCGGTGAACGCACGGTGTCGTACTACGGCGTTTCGTGGGGTACCTATCTCGGCGCGATCTATCGAGAGCTCTTTCCCCGGACCGTCGACCGGATGGTCATCGACAGCTCGGTCGATCCCGCCAAGCGCGGTTACGACGACTTCCGCACGTTCAGCGCCGCCATGGAGGACCGCTGGCCCGACCTTGCGCGGTTCGCGGTCGCCAACAACGACACCGTCCGCCTCGGCAGCACCGAGCGCGCGATACGACAGAACTACCTGGCCCTGACCGCGAAGCTCGATCGTCATCCAGTCGAACTGCCGGGCACCACAGCGCCTATCAACGGCAACCTTGTGCGCCTCTACACGTGGCAGCTCTCGTACAGCGACGCAAGCATGCGCAGCACGCCAGGTTCCCCGGCCCCCATGATGGCCCAGCTTTGGCGGGCCGCGGCCAATGTCGCCGCTGGGAACGCCACGGAAGCCGACCGTGCTTTCCTGGTCGGTCTGACCACCGACTTCGTCACCAAGGGCGTGCTGAAAGGAGTGCCGCACGACAACTTGTTCTCGGTGGGCTGGGCTATCAGTTGCGCGGACAAGGCATGGCCCCGGCACACCCTCACCTATGCGCTGAACACTCTGGTCGACCGCGCGAGGTTCCCACTGACCGCAGGTGCTCCGGCGAACATCGCGCCGTGTGCGGCATGGAAAGTGGCGCCGACAGGTCCGGAGCCGACGATCGAACCCACTGGGAAGCGAAACGTCCTCATCCTGCAGAACCTGCGCGACCCAGCAACTCCGTTGCGGACGGCCCAGGGCATGCGGCGAGCGATGGGCGCTGACGCCTCTCTGGTCACAGTGGACGCTGGTGGGCACGGCGTGCTCGTGCATCCGGAGCCGAGCCGGTGCGCCATCGACACGTTGAAGAGCTTTCTCACCGTGGGTGCGTTACCTCGAGAGGACAAGTCCTGCCCGTGA
- a CDS encoding TetR/AcrR family transcriptional regulator, which translates to MTPHQPRTRGRPPAADQAQVTAAALRLLEEVGLDGLTMRKLATAVGVQVGTLYSYFPTKRALVTAMAEAMLSDCRDAAEGITQPRERVWTLARSLRTALLSYRDGARVYAGTHAIGPNTLGFAEALNGTLREAGLGTAAAMRTALLILHFTTGHTLEEQAAIQSDPDLPAGIEQLRTAIRDGDYPHLAEGRDHLTGTDLTELFEQGLGLLTAELL; encoded by the coding sequence ATGACCCCGCACCAGCCCCGCACCCGAGGACGGCCGCCGGCCGCCGATCAAGCCCAAGTCACCGCCGCCGCACTCCGGCTGCTCGAGGAAGTGGGACTTGACGGGCTCACCATGCGGAAACTGGCCACCGCGGTCGGAGTCCAGGTGGGCACGCTCTACAGCTACTTCCCCACCAAGCGGGCATTGGTGACCGCCATGGCCGAGGCGATGCTGAGCGACTGTCGTGACGCGGCCGAAGGAATCACCCAACCGCGTGAACGGGTATGGACCCTGGCCAGAAGCCTGCGCACCGCACTCTTGTCCTATCGCGACGGAGCGCGGGTGTACGCGGGCACGCACGCCATCGGACCGAACACCCTGGGCTTCGCCGAAGCCCTCAACGGCACCCTACGGGAGGCCGGGCTCGGCACCGCAGCGGCGATGCGGACCGCGCTACTGATCCTGCACTTCACGACAGGCCATACCCTTGAGGAACAAGCGGCGATCCAGTCCGACCCGGACCTGCCCGCCGGCATCGAACAACTGCGCACGGCGATCCGGGACGGCGACTATCCACATCTCGCCGAGGGACGAGATCACTTGACGGGAACGGATCTGACCGAGCTCTTCGAACAGGGCCTGGGGCTGCTCACCGCGGAGTTGCTCTAA
- a CDS encoding RidA family protein, translated as MTEPEYLTPAGLYHIPGASTPVVLVPGADLVFLSGQVAWDEHGNLCGTDHVTQMQRIAQNLHTALAAVGCGREHIIKETVYVVDYHPGLIPGLFAALRPGVSAPPASTLVGVTALFAPSVLVEVEVVAKVAA; from the coding sequence ATGACCGAGCCCGAGTACCTGACGCCCGCAGGCCTGTACCACATTCCCGGGGCCTCCACCCCTGTCGTGCTCGTCCCCGGTGCCGACCTCGTCTTCCTGTCCGGACAGGTCGCCTGGGACGAGCACGGGAATCTGTGCGGAACCGACCACGTGACCCAGATGCAGCGGATCGCACAGAACCTCCACACCGCGCTCGCGGCCGTCGGCTGCGGACGTGAGCACATCATCAAGGAAACCGTGTACGTCGTGGACTACCACCCCGGGCTGATCCCCGGACTCTTCGCGGCACTGCGCCCAGGGGTGTCCGCTCCTCCGGCGAGCACCCTGGTCGGCGTCACCGCGCTGTTTGCTCCCAGCGTGCTCGTCGAGGTCGAAGTCGTCGCGAAGGTGGCCGCCTGA
- the vanX gene encoding D-Ala-D-Ala dipeptidase VanX codes for MNGDFVFVDEFLPGIRWDAKYATWDNFTGKPVDGYLTNRIVGTRALCMALEDAREKAAALGFGLLLWDGYRPQRAVNSFVLWSQQPEDGRTKQRHYPNINRTDMFTKGYVATKSGHSRGSTVDLTLYHEASGELAPMGGDHDLMDTLSHHGAQGITQTEARNRQTLRSIMEACGFNSYEYEWWHYTLADEPYPASYFDFQIT; via the coding sequence GTGAACGGCGACTTCGTCTTCGTAGACGAGTTCCTGCCCGGAATACGGTGGGATGCCAAGTACGCCACCTGGGACAACTTCACCGGCAAGCCCGTGGACGGATACTTGACGAACCGGATCGTCGGCACGAGGGCGCTGTGCATGGCGCTGGAGGATGCGCGGGAGAAGGCCGCGGCCCTGGGTTTCGGCCTGCTCCTGTGGGACGGATACCGCCCGCAACGCGCGGTGAACTCATTCGTGCTCTGGTCACAACAGCCGGAGGATGGCCGGACCAAGCAACGGCACTATCCGAACATCAACCGGACCGACATGTTCACCAAGGGGTACGTCGCCACGAAATCCGGCCACAGCCGGGGAAGCACAGTCGATCTGACGCTTTACCACGAGGCATCCGGTGAACTCGCCCCCATGGGCGGTGACCATGACCTGATGGACACGCTGTCCCACCATGGCGCGCAAGGCATAACCCAGACCGAGGCAAGGAACCGCCAAACCCTTCGTTCCATCATGGAGGCCTGCGGTTTCAACTCGTACGAGTACGAGTGGTGGCACTACACACTGGCAGACGAACCCTACCCGGCGTCCTATTTCGACTTCCAAATCACTTAG
- a CDS encoding alpha/beta fold hydrolase, which translates to MTTPLRRTIPLRFGLDVELREAGTTGSPVLVLHGGPGPDDLAPLVEQLASDHRVVVPTHPGWDGTARPDELDSVPALAAAYLDLLDHLGLRDVTVIGTSFGGWVATQTALDDREGRISQLVIIDGIGPVVPGQQITVPDRPPAAAAQGGPPAQSMAAMRAYTGPAMADAGLLPRLSAVTCPVLVLWGANDTAVSPEFGRAYAAAFPHARFDIIPGAGHVPIRQQPQAVFTVLDSFLTSAGPATGH; encoded by the coding sequence ATGACGACACCCCTTCGGCGCACCATCCCGCTGCGGTTCGGCCTCGATGTCGAACTGCGCGAGGCCGGCACTACAGGCAGCCCGGTTCTCGTCCTGCACGGCGGCCCCGGCCCCGACGACCTCGCACCCCTGGTCGAGCAGCTCGCCTCGGATCACCGGGTGGTGGTGCCCACCCACCCGGGCTGGGACGGCACCGCACGGCCTGACGAGCTGGACTCCGTCCCCGCCCTCGCCGCCGCCTACCTCGACCTGCTCGACCATCTCGGGCTGCGCGACGTCACGGTGATCGGCACGTCCTTCGGCGGCTGGGTCGCCACCCAGACCGCACTCGACGACCGCGAGGGCCGGATCTCACAGCTCGTCATCATCGACGGTATCGGCCCCGTCGTGCCCGGCCAGCAGATCACCGTGCCCGATCGGCCGCCGGCAGCGGCGGCGCAGGGCGGACCACCCGCGCAGTCGATGGCCGCTATGCGCGCCTACACCGGGCCGGCCATGGCAGATGCCGGTCTGCTGCCCCGCCTGTCCGCCGTCACCTGCCCGGTGCTGGTGCTCTGGGGCGCCAACGACACTGCCGTCAGCCCCGAGTTCGGCCGCGCCTACGCCGCGGCGTTCCCACACGCCCGGTTCGACATCATCCCCGGCGCGGGGCACGTACCCATCCGTCAGCAGCCCCAGGCGGTCTTCACCGTCCTCGACTCCTTCCTCACTTCCGCGGGCCCGGCTACCGGCCACTGA
- the vanA gene encoding D-alanine--(R)-lactate ligase, with translation MDRLKIGIIFGGCSEEHPVSVKSAREVADHLDTDKYEPFYIGITQNGDWWLCDGPDSDWETGNGRPAVLSPDRSVHGLLVLDEGRHTTVHLDVVLPVMHGKLGEDGAIQGLLELADIPYVGCDVQSSALCMDKALTYTVVSSAGIATPNFRVVTADETVHPDELTYPVFVKPARSGSSFGVSKVAHGDELTSAVETARQYDSKVLIEEAVVGSEIGCAILGNDVDLFTGEVDRIALSHGFFRIHQEDTPESGSENSTFIVPADISAESRSLVMETAKEVYRALGCRGLARVDMFLKEDGSVVLNEVNTLPGLTSYSRYPRMMAAAGLPLAEMIDRLVSLTLTGKTQ, from the coding sequence GTGGATAGATTGAAAATCGGCATCATCTTCGGGGGGTGTTCCGAAGAACACCCCGTGTCGGTGAAGTCCGCGCGAGAGGTCGCCGACCACCTCGACACCGACAAGTACGAGCCGTTCTACATCGGCATCACCCAGAACGGCGACTGGTGGCTGTGCGACGGCCCGGACTCGGACTGGGAGACCGGCAACGGCCGCCCTGCCGTTCTGTCGCCAGACCGAAGCGTTCACGGACTGCTCGTGCTGGACGAGGGACGGCACACCACTGTCCACCTGGACGTCGTCTTGCCGGTCATGCACGGCAAGCTCGGTGAGGACGGCGCGATCCAGGGTTTGCTGGAGCTCGCCGACATCCCGTACGTCGGCTGCGATGTCCAGAGTTCCGCCCTGTGCATGGACAAGGCTCTCACCTACACCGTCGTGAGCAGCGCCGGAATCGCAACGCCGAACTTCCGCGTCGTCACCGCGGACGAAACCGTCCATCCCGACGAACTCACCTACCCGGTCTTCGTCAAACCGGCGCGTTCCGGCTCGTCCTTCGGCGTCAGCAAGGTGGCTCACGGCGATGAACTCACGAGCGCGGTGGAAACAGCGCGCCAGTACGACTCCAAGGTGTTGATCGAAGAGGCCGTTGTCGGCAGCGAGATCGGATGCGCGATCCTGGGCAACGACGTGGACCTGTTCACCGGTGAGGTTGATCGGATCGCACTGTCGCACGGTTTCTTCAGGATCCACCAGGAGGACACCCCGGAAAGCGGGTCCGAGAACTCGACGTTCATCGTTCCCGCGGACATCTCGGCGGAGTCACGCTCACTCGTGATGGAGACGGCGAAGGAGGTGTACCGCGCATTGGGCTGCCGGGGACTCGCACGGGTCGACATGTTCCTCAAAGAGGATGGAAGCGTCGTGCTCAACGAAGTCAACACTCTACCTGGCCTGACATCCTACAGCCGTTACCCGAGGATGATGGCGGCCGCGGGACTGCCACTCGCCGAGATGATCGACCGGCTGGTGTCGTTGACGTTGACGGGAAAGACTCAGTGA